The proteins below come from a single Prolixibacter sp. NT017 genomic window:
- a CDS encoding sensor histidine kinase, whose protein sequence is MKQSSKWFWISPVIFGITVLTTIRIINDVPRDYKFWQRPLSINIIEFVSIIIISFGIEYFLQQFVKRSKQAKEMSIRHLVFEYLLIMLISMVITIPVLYGIHYMTDAPVTTNDIVVAEAAMTLLIIIYYSIFRGGDLLQTYVDQKTLTQQIRNTQMETELKFLKAQFHPHFLFNALNAIYFQIDENNEAPRKSIELLSELLRYQLYDINQTVKLEQEFDFIRHYIEFQKVRMNESFQLTVSFDPALREQKIHPLLLFPLVENAYKYVGGEYWIKIEARWQEGSLCFTVENAIPPMPPPKKKKANGIGLENLHRRLNLLYPGKHFFETKKTDQSFIANLKIEC, encoded by the coding sequence ATGAAACAAAGCAGTAAATGGTTCTGGATTTCACCGGTTATTTTTGGGATTACGGTCCTGACGACGATCCGAATCATCAACGATGTGCCAAGAGACTACAAATTCTGGCAACGGCCTCTTTCGATCAATATCATTGAGTTTGTTTCCATCATCATTATTTCATTTGGTATCGAATACTTTTTGCAGCAGTTTGTCAAACGCAGCAAACAGGCAAAAGAGATGTCCATACGGCATTTGGTGTTCGAATATCTGCTGATAATGCTGATCAGTATGGTGATAACCATCCCAGTGCTCTATGGTATTCATTACATGACAGACGCTCCTGTAACAACCAACGATATCGTTGTTGCGGAAGCGGCTATGACCTTGCTCATCATCATTTATTATTCCATTTTCAGGGGAGGCGATTTGCTTCAGACGTATGTCGATCAGAAGACACTGACGCAGCAAATCAGGAACACCCAAATGGAAACCGAGTTGAAATTCCTGAAAGCGCAGTTTCATCCACATTTCCTGTTCAATGCACTCAATGCTATTTATTTTCAGATTGACGAAAACAACGAAGCGCCGCGAAAATCCATCGAGCTGCTATCCGAGCTGTTACGCTACCAGCTGTACGACATCAACCAGACCGTAAAGCTGGAACAGGAGTTTGATTTTATTCGTCATTACATCGAATTTCAGAAAGTGCGAATGAACGAATCGTTTCAATTGACGGTCAGTTTCGACCCCGCTTTACGTGAGCAGAAAATTCATCCGTTGCTGTTGTTTCCGTTGGTCGAGAATGCGTACAAATACGTAGGTGGAGAATATTGGATAAAGATTGAAGCCCGTTGGCAGGAGGGAAGTTTGTGTTTCACGGTAGAGAATGCCATTCCGCCAATGCCGCCACCGAAAAAGAAGAAGGCAAATGGCATTGGGCTCGAAAATCTACACCGGAGGCTCAACCTGCTGTATCCGGGAAAGCATTTCTTCGAGACGAAGAAAACCGATCAGTCATTCATAGCTAATTTGAAAATAGAATGCTAA
- a CDS encoding outer membrane beta-barrel protein, whose translation MKRVILIALAIQCIGLSHLWGQETNQSADQQNVRHASESGSGPKSEATKTVQGKIIDETGVPVVGATISIPETSVGTISNQSGTFQLAIPVATQSLKVSFIGYATQQVVPESRMNITLHPDTTQINQVNVVAQRPNVQVTAAKTTVYPSLSPTTSSGSAYSVLKNLPGVIINSNGSLYLDGKSGVKVLVDGKNSYLSGTDLVNYLMSLPASSLKKIDLITHPSAKYEAAGNAGIIDISTQKTNAVGYNVNVNTNYERGKYGRANNNLAFGYRQNKWNVNGMYGYYQGSNYVDLTITREFPETATDPLTFFDQDSYRKLENRSHYFNLGVDFYANPKTTLGMTVRGSSVNNKENGTLSSVFYTLTTSGDSTIHSLTNNDANRKNLTSSVYIRHKIDSLGKEISASANGLHYSAKENQFHQDVMTRTSGPSSEDVSQALKDGSIKMYSGRVDLAYPINHQWSFDAGAKSDIVNIDDGANYQNRQNGQWITDPGLSTMFNYRENINALYVSSKVQKKPWTAELGLRVENTNVEAGSVSQSYTNYFPNLLLSWQLPNDNALNLTYDKRIDRPNYHDLNPFVYVFDNYTYEQGNTGLKPQFTNRFIFSYTIRKAYKLSLFYTNTTQAIIKSYFVQPGTKRVLVMPTNMSSHHSYGIQGDAAQLSLTKWWKTSLHTQLAQDNYQWMENGSTLKNEGWSFQAGLQNRISLPWRWSGEVSGFYNSRMAFGQIDVLPTWQVSGGIQRSLFHRKATLSIFSNDWFHSNHTRIKGVITGGHVITNEFDDHTVLGVSFTWRFKKGADVKKAKEKKSIDSKRISL comes from the coding sequence ATGAAGAGAGTTATTTTAATTGCTTTAGCGATTCAATGTATTGGCCTTTCGCATTTGTGGGGACAGGAGACCAATCAAAGTGCGGATCAGCAAAATGTACGACATGCTTCGGAGTCCGGTTCCGGACCGAAATCAGAAGCGACGAAAACGGTCCAGGGAAAAATTATCGACGAAACAGGAGTGCCCGTTGTGGGGGCCACTATTTCCATACCGGAAACATCGGTTGGAACCATCAGCAACCAAAGTGGCACGTTTCAGTTAGCTATTCCTGTGGCTACGCAGTCACTGAAGGTTTCGTTTATCGGTTATGCGACACAGCAAGTAGTTCCGGAAAGCAGGATGAACATCACCCTTCACCCCGATACCACACAAATCAACCAGGTGAATGTGGTTGCCCAACGGCCCAATGTTCAGGTAACGGCTGCAAAAACCACAGTCTATCCGTCGTTGTCGCCAACCACTTCTTCGGGAAGCGCTTATTCGGTATTGAAGAACTTACCCGGCGTGATCATCAACAGCAACGGTTCGTTATATCTTGATGGTAAATCGGGAGTGAAAGTCCTGGTCGACGGCAAAAACTCCTATCTGAGTGGAACCGATTTGGTCAATTACCTGATGTCGCTTCCGGCCAGTTCACTGAAGAAAATCGATCTGATTACGCATCCTTCGGCCAAATACGAAGCGGCAGGGAACGCCGGAATCATTGATATCTCCACCCAAAAGACCAATGCCGTTGGGTATAACGTGAATGTCAACACCAATTACGAAAGAGGTAAGTACGGACGAGCCAACAACAACCTGGCCTTTGGTTACCGGCAAAACAAGTGGAACGTAAACGGCATGTACGGTTACTACCAGGGGAGCAACTATGTTGATTTGACCATTACCCGTGAATTCCCGGAAACTGCGACGGACCCGCTCACATTTTTCGATCAGGATTCATACCGCAAACTGGAAAACAGATCGCATTACTTCAATTTGGGAGTTGATTTCTATGCCAATCCAAAAACAACTTTGGGGATGACGGTTAGGGGAAGCTCCGTGAACAACAAGGAGAACGGTACCCTCAGTTCGGTGTTTTACACGTTAACCACGTCCGGTGATTCGACCATCCATTCACTGACCAACAACGATGCCAACCGGAAGAACCTGACTTCTTCTGTATACATACGACACAAAATCGATTCGCTCGGAAAAGAAATTTCGGCATCGGCCAATGGGCTCCACTATTCGGCCAAGGAAAACCAGTTTCATCAGGATGTGATGACCCGGACGTCGGGCCCGTCGTCGGAGGATGTGTCGCAGGCGTTAAAAGACGGCTCCATCAAAATGTATTCGGGGCGGGTAGACCTGGCTTACCCCATCAATCACCAATGGAGTTTCGATGCCGGGGCTAAAAGCGATATCGTGAATATCGACGATGGCGCCAACTACCAAAACAGACAGAACGGACAATGGATAACTGATCCCGGTCTAAGCACGATGTTCAACTACCGGGAAAATATCAATGCGCTGTATGTCAGTAGTAAGGTGCAGAAGAAACCCTGGACAGCTGAACTCGGGTTGCGGGTGGAAAATACCAATGTCGAAGCCGGTTCCGTAAGCCAGTCATACACCAATTACTTTCCCAATTTGTTATTGAGCTGGCAATTACCTAACGACAACGCATTGAATTTGACGTATGACAAACGCATCGATCGTCCCAACTATCACGACCTGAACCCGTTTGTGTATGTCTTCGATAATTACACCTACGAACAGGGAAATACCGGGTTAAAGCCTCAGTTTACCAACCGGTTCATTTTCTCGTACACCATCCGGAAAGCCTACAAGCTCAGTCTGTTTTATACCAACACCACGCAGGCCATTATCAAGTCATATTTTGTACAGCCGGGTACCAAACGGGTACTGGTCATGCCCACGAATATGTCGTCGCACCATTCATATGGCATCCAGGGCGACGCCGCTCAGTTGTCGTTGACAAAATGGTGGAAAACAAGCTTGCATACCCAGCTGGCACAGGACAATTATCAATGGATGGAAAACGGTTCGACGCTGAAAAATGAAGGTTGGTCATTCCAGGCGGGACTGCAAAACCGGATCAGTCTGCCGTGGCGATGGTCGGGCGAAGTGAGCGGTTTTTACAATAGCCGGATGGCTTTTGGGCAAATCGATGTGTTACCAACGTGGCAGGTGTCCGGCGGCATTCAAAGGAGCTTGTTCCACCGGAAGGCAACCCTTAGCATCTTTTCCAACGATTGGTTTCATTCGAACCATACCCGCATAAAAGGGGTTATTACCGGAGGACACGTCATCACCAATGAATTTGACGATCATACGGTGTTAGGCGTTTCGTTTACCTGGCGTTTCAAAAAGGGAGCCGATGTGAAAAAGGCCAAAGAGAAAAAGAGTATTGATTCCAAACGAATATCTTTGTAA
- a CDS encoding NAD(P)-dependent oxidoreductase has translation MKELMITGGFGKIAQHFIKNVEKEYNITVVDIATDDKVFSKNIKIVKADLTDFSACANLCKGIDTIIHLAGIANPDSEFEEILNANILATKNIFEAAAKAKCKRVIYASSAQTIEGYDEDMQINKNMPVRPKNFYGVSKCFGESLGAYYAFQKDISVICLRIGAYEFPQDFTEMNARDLSAFLHPDDFNQLLVKCIETKDLRYEILNAISNNRYKRLDISESREKVGYEPEANAFELFKLKKE, from the coding sequence ATGAAAGAATTAATGATTACCGGAGGCTTTGGAAAAATTGCACAGCATTTTATCAAAAACGTTGAAAAGGAATATAATATTACTGTCGTTGATATTGCCACGGACGATAAGGTATTTTCGAAAAACATAAAAATCGTAAAAGCTGATTTAACCGATTTTTCAGCGTGTGCGAATTTGTGTAAAGGAATAGATACCATAATTCATCTGGCAGGAATCGCAAATCCAGATTCAGAATTCGAAGAAATTCTAAATGCCAATATTCTTGCAACAAAAAATATTTTTGAAGCAGCTGCCAAAGCCAAATGCAAGAGAGTAATATATGCCAGTAGTGCGCAAACAATTGAGGGCTATGATGAGGATATGCAAATCAATAAGAATATGCCGGTTCGACCAAAGAACTTCTATGGAGTTTCCAAATGTTTTGGAGAATCTTTGGGGGCGTACTATGCTTTCCAAAAAGATATTTCTGTAATATGTTTGAGAATCGGTGCATACGAATTTCCTCAAGATTTTACCGAAATGAACGCCAGGGATTTAAGCGCTTTTCTGCATCCCGATGATTTTAATCAGTTGTTGGTTAAGTGCATCGAAACAAAAGACTTACGATATGAAATATTAAATGCAATATCGAATAATCGATATAAAAGGCTTGACATTTCAGAATCGAGAGAAAAAGTAGGATATGAACCTGAAGCAAATGCATTTGAACTATTTAAATTGAAGAAAGAATAA
- a CDS encoding SDR family oxidoreductase: MQTLKEKVILITGANRGIGKSLVKASLEKGARKIYATARDVSKLPNFGDERVIPLELDITDKAQILKVVEKARDVEILINNAGSFNPGTILDGEISGMELDMKTNYYGTINMMRAFSLVLEKNTPSKIVNIVSIAAYSPLPSIAGYAASKSALFSATLSVRIELAKKGITVHAVNPGAIDTDMNKGSNWDMPAPDGVAKIILDKVEAGELDIVPDEMGLGMFNAWKEEPSKLAEIFSNMYHGE, from the coding sequence ATGCAAACACTAAAAGAAAAAGTAATCTTGATTACAGGAGCTAACAGGGGAATTGGAAAATCGCTCGTAAAAGCATCATTAGAAAAAGGAGCAAGAAAAATTTACGCCACTGCCAGGGATGTTAGCAAGTTACCGAATTTTGGAGACGAAAGAGTTATTCCTTTAGAATTGGACATTACGGATAAAGCTCAAATCTTGAAAGTTGTTGAAAAAGCAAGAGACGTTGAAATCCTCATCAACAATGCAGGCTCTTTTAATCCAGGAACTATATTGGATGGAGAGATTAGTGGAATGGAGTTGGACATGAAAACTAATTATTACGGAACCATAAATATGATGCGGGCCTTCTCTTTAGTTTTAGAAAAGAACACACCTTCAAAAATTGTGAATATTGTATCCATTGCTGCTTATTCGCCGCTACCGTCAATAGCAGGTTATGCGGCCTCAAAATCAGCTCTATTTTCTGCTACGCTTTCCGTAAGAATTGAACTCGCCAAAAAGGGGATAACTGTACACGCAGTTAATCCAGGGGCAATCGACACTGATATGAACAAAGGAAGCAATTGGGATATGCCAGCACCCGATGGAGTTGCAAAAATAATATTGGATAAAGTCGAAGCAGGAGAATTGGATATTGTTCCCGATGAAATGGGGCTTGGGATGTTCAACGCCTGGAAAGAAGAACCGTCAAAATTGGCTGAAATATTTTCTAACATGTATCACGGAGAATAA
- a CDS encoding alpha-ketoglutarate-dependent dioxygenase AlkB translates to MTKQTISVFLEKGSLLVMKGKTQTNWLHRLPPTTKVKIPRINLTFRTIDV, encoded by the coding sequence ATAACGAAACAAACCATTTCTGTCTTTTTAGAAAAAGGCAGTTTATTGGTCATGAAAGGAAAAACACAGACAAATTGGCTTCACCGTTTGCCACCAACTACAAAAGTAAAAATTCCGAGAATCAATTTAACTTTTAGAACGATCGACGTTTAA